ACCGCGCCCAGGCCGTCGAAGAACGAGCCCGGAGTGGCGTTGGCCGCGAAGTACTTCAGATCCTCGGTATAGGCGGCGAACAGCACCAGGGCGCCGAGGCCGGCCGAACCGATGGCGTAGCCCTTGGTGACGGCCTTGGTGGTGTTGCCCACGGCGTCGAGCGCGTCGGTCGTGACCCGCACTTCCGGAGGCAGGCCGGCCATTTCGGCGATGCCACCGGCATTGTCGGTGACCGGACCGAAGGCGTCGAGGGCGACGATGAAGCCCGCCAGGGACAGCATCGAGGTGGTGGCGATGGCGATGCCGAACAGCCCGGCGAAGCCATAGGTGACGATGATGCCGGCGATGATCACCAGGGCCGGAGCCGCGGTGGATTCAAGCGACATGGCCAGGCCCTGGATCACGTTAGTGCCGTGGCCGGAGACGCTGGCCTTGGCCACCGACTTCACCGGACGGAAGCCCGTGCCGGTGTAGTATTCGGTGATCACGACGATGAGCGCGGTGACCGCGAGGCCCGCCATGCCGCACCAGAACAGGCTCATGGCGTCGAAGGTCTTGTCGCCCACGGTGAGCGGCTCGGGGACCAGCGAGGTCACGACCCAGTAGATCGCGCCCACGGACAGGACGCCGGTGACGATCAGGCCCTGGTAGAGGGCCCCCATGATGTTGTTGTTCTTGCCCAGGCGCACCGCGAAGGTGCCCAGGATCGAGGTGACGATGCAGACGCCGCAGATGGCCAGCGGCAGCAGCATCATGTTGGTGACGACCGTGGCGTTGTCGCGGAAGAAGATCGCCGCCAGCACCATGGTGGCGACCGTGGTCACCGCATAGGTCTCGAACAGGTCGGCGGCCATGCCGGCGCAGTCGCCGACATTGTCGCCCACGTTGTCGGCGATGGTCGCGGCGTTGCGGGGGTCATCTTCCGGAATGCCGGCCTCGACCTTGCCCACCATGTCGCCGCCGACGTCGGCGCCCTTGGTGAAGATGCCGCCGCCCAGACGGGCGAAGATGGAGATCAGCGAGGCGCCGAAGCCGAGCGCGACCATGGAATCGACCACGTCGCGGCTGGTGTTCTCAAGCCCCAGGCCCTGGGTCAGGACCGCGTAGTAGCCGGCCACGCCGATCAGGGCGAAACCCGCCACCAGCATGCCGGTGATGGCCCCGGAGCGGAACGCCAGGGACAGGCCCTTGGCGAGGCTCTCGGAGGACGCCTGGGCGGTGCGCACATTGGCCCGCACCGAGATCAGCATGCCCACGAAGCCCGCGAGGCCAGAGAGGGTCGCCCCGACGAGGAAGCCGACGGCCGCGTACCAGCCGATCAGGAACCCGACCGCGACGAGGATGACCGCGCCCACCATGGCGATGGCGGTGTATTGCTTGTTCAGATAGGCCTGCGCGCCTTCCTGGATCGCCGCTGCGATCTCCTGCATCCGCGCATTGCCGGGCGAGGCCCGCAACAGGGACAGTGTCTGAAGCACTCCGTAGAGCACGGCCAGAAAGCCGGCGGCGATCACCAGCCAAAGCGTAGTCTCAGAACTCATAGTTTAAGCGCCCCTATGGATTGCACGGAGTTGGCCGAGCCCGCCCCGAGAGGCGGATGGCGGCGTTCCAGGCCCTGATGGTTTCCCCAGTATTGGGACGTCGTGGATCCGCCGCCCCTTATCGTGGGCGGGACGTTGCCAGTTGTAACGGGCGCGTGCAACGCCCTGTTGACCAAGCTTCGGGCGACGCCACGGAAGCCGAGGCGCGGCCTAGGGGCGGATTTCCGCGTTGCTGCGCCGCCCGGCGGCCTTGGGCGGCGCGATCCGGCGCTTAGGCGCCTGGGAAGTGATGGTGATGGCCTTGATGTCCTTCGCCCCGGCGATGGCCACGGCCTCGCGCATCATGGTCGCCTGCAGCCTCGCCGCATCAATGCTCATATAGTCCTTGGCGTTGGTGAACGGCGTCCGATGGCCGGCCCGGACCAAGGCGTCGCGAAAATAGGGTTCGCGTTCCCGAAGCTTGGCGGTGTTGGCCGAGGTGGTCAGCACTACGCGGACCGAAACGAAGACGTAGTTGATCAGCTTGCCGTCCACCACGATAGGCAGGGCGACGGGGGAGAGGTCGACATACTGGCCGACGTCCTTGGGCGCGGCCTTTTCCTCTGCGGCCAGCGCGGGGGCGGCGCAGAGGGCGGCGAGAGCGGCGGCGGTGAGGAAGCGGCGGAGCATGAGGCACCCTCGCCGAATATGGTTGCCGCATCCTTGCGGTCCCGCCATCCTTGATGAAGCGCTCACATCGAGGACCCGCAGGATCCCTATTTCAGAAGGCAAGTCGGTCAGTCTCCGACTCATCGAGGCGGCCGACCTTCCGCGGATCGCCCCTCACCTCTTCACCGTCTCGATCACCGAACCGCTCACCGAACTGCCGCGGCTCCAGGCCGTGCACGCTGCGACGGGGCTCTGGCTGGAGGATTCCGGCGCGGTGGCCATCGTCGAGAACGACGGTGGCCGGATGGTCGGCACGATGCAGTTCTACCGCTCGAGTCCCGTCATCCACGGCTATGAGTTGGGCTACATCGTTCATGACCCGGCCGATCGCGGCAAAGGCTACGCCTCCGAGGCTACGCGCCTGCTCACCGGCCTGCTGTTCGACGAGCGACCGGACTGTTTTCGCCTGCAGCTGATCATCGAGACCTGGAACGAAGCGTCGTGGCGGATCGCCGAACGATGCGGCTACACCCGCGAGGCTTTGTTGCGAAAGGCCGGTTTCAGCACCGAGGATCCCGAGGACTGCTACCTCTATGCGCGGATCCGCGGCGGCTAGCCGTGCCGCCAGCCGCCGGCCCCCGCGTCGATCGGTACGCCGTCCACCAGCACTTCGACGCCGGCGCCCGCGACGATCTCGCCGATGAGGGTCAGGCCCGGGATGCGGACCGCGTCCGGCGCCACGGCGCAGACGATCTCATAGTCGTCCCC
This genomic stretch from Phenylobacterium sp. LH3H17 harbors:
- a CDS encoding sodium-translocating pyrophosphatase, with protein sequence MSSETTLWLVIAAGFLAVLYGVLQTLSLLRASPGNARMQEIAAAIQEGAQAYLNKQYTAIAMVGAVILVAVGFLIGWYAAVGFLVGATLSGLAGFVGMLISVRANVRTAQASSESLAKGLSLAFRSGAITGMLVAGFALIGVAGYYAVLTQGLGLENTSRDVVDSMVALGFGASLISIFARLGGGIFTKGADVGGDMVGKVEAGIPEDDPRNAATIADNVGDNVGDCAGMAADLFETYAVTTVATMVLAAIFFRDNATVVTNMMLLPLAICGVCIVTSILGTFAVRLGKNNNIMGALYQGLIVTGVLSVGAIYWVVTSLVPEPLTVGDKTFDAMSLFWCGMAGLAVTALIVVITEYYTGTGFRPVKSVAKASVSGHGTNVIQGLAMSLESTAAPALVIIAGIIVTYGFAGLFGIAIATTSMLSLAGFIVALDAFGPVTDNAGGIAEMAGLPPEVRVTTDALDAVGNTTKAVTKGYAIGSAGLGALVLFAAYTEDLKYFAANATPGSFFDGLGAVAFDLSNPYVVVGLLFGGLLPFLFGGMAMTAVGRAAEAVVEEVRRQFRENPGIMTGEVKPEYGRAVSILTSAAIREMIVPSLLPVLSPIVLFFAIQAIAGKVNAFASLGAMLMGVIVTGLFVAISMTSGGGAWDNAKKLIEEGHYGGKGSEAHKAAVTGDTVGDPYKDTAGPAVNPMIKITNIVALLLLAVLAHSGG
- a CDS encoding GNAT family N-acetyltransferase, whose protein sequence is MRHPRRIWLPHPCGPAILDEALTSRTRRIPISEGKSVSLRLIEAADLPRIAPHLFTVSITEPLTELPRLQAVHAATGLWLEDSGAVAIVENDGGRMVGTMQFYRSSPVIHGYELGYIVHDPADRGKGYASEATRLLTGLLFDERPDCFRLQLIIETWNEASWRIAERCGYTREALLRKAGFSTEDPEDCYLYARIRGG